The following are encoded together in the Apis mellifera strain DH4 linkage group LG4, Amel_HAv3.1, whole genome shotgun sequence genome:
- the LOC409142 gene encoding sodium- and chloride-dependent transporter XTRP3 isoform X3, whose translation MVVKNENTRNGHELAPLNEERQAGQNVTIVVTGNQNAAGSQETKEENRAEWSGKMQFFLSIIGYSVGLGNIWRFPYLCQQNGGGAFLIPFFVMLILEGVPLFLIELGLGQRMRQGALGVWNTIHPWLGGIGIASCIVTFFVALYYNVIITWCFYYLFNSLEAVTIKAGEPLPWAKCPEVDGKPVEECVKSSETAYFWYRTTLDAAPSIEEGSSGLKWWIVLCLLLSWIVVFFIVMKGIQSSGKVVYFTSMFPYLVLTIFFIRGITLKGASAGLAHMYTPKIEKLLEPTVWLDAATQVFYSFGLAFGSLIAFGSYNTPDNHCVRDVILVSCCNAFTAIYASIVIFAILGFKAMTNVDKCLAGNKDLLVQHGFAYQNTSMERYKDIVNNLNETKMNFTLETCSLSEQLDNAAEGTGLAFIVFTQAIVELPGAPFWSCIFFLMLLALGLGSQIGILEGMLCVIFDIDLFKRIKKQYMTGVVCTVCFFVGLIFCTGAGEYWLKMFDSFAGTIGLVMVALMEMISVIFVYGHEKFTKDIEEMTGYRPGAYWQFTWRFLAPIIMVCILVSSIISMVVKKPQYSAWDASRGIAVPTAYPSWVLAIAVVIIFAGIAPIPIVFLLRRFQCVKLDVDIHQGSIRRIDTTVSTKEMMGDVDTT comes from the exons ATGGTAGTCAAGAACGAGAATACGAGAAATGGGCATGAGCTGGCTCCGTTGAACGAGGAACGTCAGGCAGGGCAGAACGTGACAATCGTGGTAACCGGGAATCAAAATGCTGCTGGCAGTCAAGAGACCAAGGAGGAGAACAGGGCGGAATGGAGCGGGAAGATGCAATTTTTCCTCAGTATTATCGGTTACAGCGTGGGGCTTGGGAATATATGGAGATTCCCTTACCTGTGCCAACAGAACGGAGGAG GTGCCTTTCTCATCCCCTTTTTCGTGATGCTAATCCTAGAGGGTGTACCTCTCTTTTTAATCGAGCTGGGTCTCGGTCAACGCATGCGACAGGGCGCCCTTGGTGTATGGAACACGATACATCCATGGTTAGGCGGTATAGGGATAGCATCGTGCATCGTCACCTTCTTCGTAGCACTTTATTACAACGTCATCATTACCTGGTGCTTCTATTATCTTTTCAATTCACTGGAG GCCGTCACGATTAAAGCTGGC GAACCGTTGCCATGGGCGAAATGTCCGGAGGTTGATGGGAAGCCGGTGGAGGAATGCGTGAAGAGTTCGGAAACTGCCTATTTTTGGTACAGAACCACTCTGGACGCGGCACCCTCGATCGAGGAAGGATCGAGCGGTCTGAAATGGTGGATTGTCCTTTGTCTACTGTTGAGTTGGATCGTCGTCTTTTTTATCGTGATGAAAGGAATACAATCATCGGGGAAG GTGGTATATTTTACATCCATGTTCCCGTATTTGGTGCTtactatcttttttattcgtgGAATAACGTTAAAAGGTGCCAGCGCTGGATTGGCCCACATGTACACGCCAAAG ATCGAGAAGCTGTTAGAGCCGACGGTCTGGCTCGACGCAGCGACGCAAGTTTTTTATAGTTTCGGACTAGCGTTCGGCTCACTGATCGCGTTCGGATCTTACAACACTCCAGACAACCACTGCGTCCGGGACGTGATTCTGGTTAGCTGTTGCAACGCCTTCACCGCAATTTACGCGAGTATCGTGATATTCGCCATTCTAGGCTTTAAGGCGATGACAAATGTCGATAAGTGCCTCGCAGg TAATAAAGACTTACTCGTTCAACACGGATTTGCCTATCAGAACACTAGCATGGAGAGATACAaggatattgtaaataatctgaatgaaacaaaaatgaatttcaccCTTGAAACGTGTAGCCTGAGCGAACAATTGGACAAC GCTGCCGAAGGAACGGGATTAGCTTTCATAGTGTTCACACAGGCGATAGTCGAGCTACCAGGCGCTCCTTTCTGGTcctgtattttctttttgatgcTTCTAGCCCTAGGTCTCGGTTCCCAAATCGGTATACTGGAGGGCATGCTGTGCGTCATCTTCGACATAGATCTGttcaagagaataaaaaagcaaTACATGACAG gGGTAGTTTGCACGGTGTGCTTCTTTGTTGGTTTAATATTCTGTACCGGAGCCGGAGAATATTGGCTAAAGATGTTCGACAGTTTCGCAGGTACCATCGGCCTCGTGATGGTCGCGCTCATGGAAATGATTTCCGTCATCTTTGTTTATGGCCACGAAAA aTTCACGAAAGATATAGAAGAGATGACAGGATACAGACCAGGGGCGTATTGGCAATTCACCTGGCGATTTCTCGCTCCTATAATCATGGTCTGCATCCTCGTCTCCAGTATAATCTCCATGGTTGTGAAAAAGCCTCAATATTCCGCGTGGGACGCGTCACGA GGCATAGCTGTACCGACCGCGTATCCCAGCTGGGTGTTGGCTATAGCGGTCGTCATCATTTTTGCGGGCATCGCGCCAATACCGATTGTATTCCTTTTGAGGCGGTTCCAATGCGTCAAGTTGGACGTTGACATTCACCAGGGCAGCATACGACGTATCGATACCACCGTTTCTACCAAAGAAATGATGGGAGATGTCGAT ACAACGTAG
- the LOC409142 gene encoding sodium- and chloride-dependent transporter XTRP3 isoform X1: protein MVVKNENTRNGHELAPLNEERQAGQNVTIVVTGNQNAAGSQETKEENRAEWSGKMQFFLSIIGYSVGLGNIWRFPYLCQQNGGGAFLIPFFVMLILEGVPLFLIELGLGQRMRQGALGVWNTIHPWLGGIGIASCIVTFFVALYYNVIITWCFYYLFNSLEAVTIKAGEPLPWAKCPEVDGKPVEECVKSSETAYFWYRTTLDAAPSIEEGSSGLKWWIVLCLLLSWIVVFFIVMKGIQSSGKVVYFTSMFPYLVLTIFFIRGITLKGASAGLAHMYTPKIEKLLEPTVWLDAATQVFYSFGLAFGSLIAFGSYNTPDNHCVRDVILVSCCNAFTAIYASIVIFAILGFKAMTNVDKCLAGNKDLLVQHGFAYQNTSMERYKDIVNNLNETKMNFTLETCSLSEQLDNAAEGTGLAFIVFTQAIVELPGAPFWSCIFFLMLLALGLGSQIGILEGMLCVIFDIDLFKRIKKQYMTGVVCTVCFFVGLIFCTGAGEYWLKMFDSFAGTIGLVMVALMEMISVIFVYGHEKFTKDIEEMTGYRPGAYWQFTWRFLAPIIMVCILVSSIISMVVKKPQYSAWDASRGIAVPTAYPSWVLAIAVVIIFAGIAPIPIVFLLRRFQCVKLDVDIHQGSIRRIDTTVSTKEMMGDVDLDEYHDRLEDFPEEDEDVNSDDDNNSAPPITKIVPNKLQGKPFKMEVMDF from the exons ATGGTAGTCAAGAACGAGAATACGAGAAATGGGCATGAGCTGGCTCCGTTGAACGAGGAACGTCAGGCAGGGCAGAACGTGACAATCGTGGTAACCGGGAATCAAAATGCTGCTGGCAGTCAAGAGACCAAGGAGGAGAACAGGGCGGAATGGAGCGGGAAGATGCAATTTTTCCTCAGTATTATCGGTTACAGCGTGGGGCTTGGGAATATATGGAGATTCCCTTACCTGTGCCAACAGAACGGAGGAG GTGCCTTTCTCATCCCCTTTTTCGTGATGCTAATCCTAGAGGGTGTACCTCTCTTTTTAATCGAGCTGGGTCTCGGTCAACGCATGCGACAGGGCGCCCTTGGTGTATGGAACACGATACATCCATGGTTAGGCGGTATAGGGATAGCATCGTGCATCGTCACCTTCTTCGTAGCACTTTATTACAACGTCATCATTACCTGGTGCTTCTATTATCTTTTCAATTCACTGGAG GCCGTCACGATTAAAGCTGGC GAACCGTTGCCATGGGCGAAATGTCCGGAGGTTGATGGGAAGCCGGTGGAGGAATGCGTGAAGAGTTCGGAAACTGCCTATTTTTGGTACAGAACCACTCTGGACGCGGCACCCTCGATCGAGGAAGGATCGAGCGGTCTGAAATGGTGGATTGTCCTTTGTCTACTGTTGAGTTGGATCGTCGTCTTTTTTATCGTGATGAAAGGAATACAATCATCGGGGAAG GTGGTATATTTTACATCCATGTTCCCGTATTTGGTGCTtactatcttttttattcgtgGAATAACGTTAAAAGGTGCCAGCGCTGGATTGGCCCACATGTACACGCCAAAG ATCGAGAAGCTGTTAGAGCCGACGGTCTGGCTCGACGCAGCGACGCAAGTTTTTTATAGTTTCGGACTAGCGTTCGGCTCACTGATCGCGTTCGGATCTTACAACACTCCAGACAACCACTGCGTCCGGGACGTGATTCTGGTTAGCTGTTGCAACGCCTTCACCGCAATTTACGCGAGTATCGTGATATTCGCCATTCTAGGCTTTAAGGCGATGACAAATGTCGATAAGTGCCTCGCAGg TAATAAAGACTTACTCGTTCAACACGGATTTGCCTATCAGAACACTAGCATGGAGAGATACAaggatattgtaaataatctgaatgaaacaaaaatgaatttcaccCTTGAAACGTGTAGCCTGAGCGAACAATTGGACAAC GCTGCCGAAGGAACGGGATTAGCTTTCATAGTGTTCACACAGGCGATAGTCGAGCTACCAGGCGCTCCTTTCTGGTcctgtattttctttttgatgcTTCTAGCCCTAGGTCTCGGTTCCCAAATCGGTATACTGGAGGGCATGCTGTGCGTCATCTTCGACATAGATCTGttcaagagaataaaaaagcaaTACATGACAG gGGTAGTTTGCACGGTGTGCTTCTTTGTTGGTTTAATATTCTGTACCGGAGCCGGAGAATATTGGCTAAAGATGTTCGACAGTTTCGCAGGTACCATCGGCCTCGTGATGGTCGCGCTCATGGAAATGATTTCCGTCATCTTTGTTTATGGCCACGAAAA aTTCACGAAAGATATAGAAGAGATGACAGGATACAGACCAGGGGCGTATTGGCAATTCACCTGGCGATTTCTCGCTCCTATAATCATGGTCTGCATCCTCGTCTCCAGTATAATCTCCATGGTTGTGAAAAAGCCTCAATATTCCGCGTGGGACGCGTCACGA GGCATAGCTGTACCGACCGCGTATCCCAGCTGGGTGTTGGCTATAGCGGTCGTCATCATTTTTGCGGGCATCGCGCCAATACCGATTGTATTCCTTTTGAGGCGGTTCCAATGCGTCAAGTTGGACGTTGACATTCACCAGGGCAGCATACGACGTATCGATACCACCGTTTCTACCAAAGAAATGATGGGAGATGTCGAT TTGGACGAGTACCACGATCGCCTCGAAGATTTTCCCGAGGAGGACGAAGACGTGAACAGCGATGACGACAACAACAGCGCCCCGCCGATAACGAAGATCGTCCCTAACAAACTTCAGGGTAAACCGTTCAAAATGGAAGTGATGGACTTTTAA
- the LOC409143 gene encoding venom serine protease 34 isoform X1 produces MALVNNITTFRDIVRKVTAALLIFYGSIMLSAKLIEGQCNYNQNLIPGTTYYIYNPNYPYSYRGSESCVWTVSSDYRVNLTCTDFEIPWSYNCFQDSLTVQINSTTSHRYCGDGGFNVVSSSNSMVVTLSSPIWSQGGRFLCEIRAVKRPQDSTNCQCGWNNPSRIVGGMDTGVNEFPMMAGIVDADERAVFCGSTIISVRYVLTAAHCMTNRNYTRLGVLVGDHDISSGTDTNATMLYRVKKVIVHPNYAHDNFNDVALLKTRTKMEFGNEVGPACLPFQHSPDTFAGSFVQLLGWGTTSFGGPPSDILQKVTVSVLTNLQCTKFYPDLTPQQMCTYAKDKDACQMDSGGPVLWQNPTTKRFVLVGIISMGIGCGDTAGVNTRVGAYIDWIVSETADSTYCIIE; encoded by the exons atGGCTCTCGTAAACAATATCACAACGTTTCGCGATATTGTGAGAAAAG TTACAGCGGCTTTATTGATATTCTACGGATCTATCATGCTTTCGGCGAAATTGATCGAGGGGCAGTGCAACTATAATCAAAATCTAATACCCGGTACCACGTATTACATCTACAACCCGAATTACCCGTACTCTTATCGTGGATCAGAGTCATGCGTGTGGACAGTCAGCAGCGACTATCGAGTGAATTTGACTTGCACCGACTTCGAGATACCATGG aGTTACAACTGCTTTCAAGACAGTTTAACCGTGCAAATCAATTCGACTACCTCGCATCGTTATTGCGGCGACGGAGGGTTCAACGTCGTATCCTCGTCGAACTCGATGGTCGTGACGCTGTCCTCGCCTATATGGTCGCAGGGCGGCCGCTTCCTCTGCGAGATTCGGGCCGTGAAGAGGCCGCAAGATTCCACCAATTGCCAGTGCGGATGGAACAATCCC TCGAGGATCGTGGGAGGAATGGACACGGGGGTGAACGAGTTCCCAATGATGGCAGGGATCGTGGACGCTGACGAGCGCGCAGTATTTTGCGGATCCACTATAATATCCGTGAGATACGTGTTGACAGCTGCCCATTGCATGACGAACAGGAATTATACGAGATTAGGCGTGTTGGTCGGCGACCACGATATAAGTTCgg GGACGGACACGAACGCGACCATGCTCTATCGAGTCAAGAAAGTGATCGTGCATCCGAATTACGCCCACGACAATTTCAACGACGTAGCCCTCTTGAAAACGAGGACGAAAATGGAATTTGGAAACGAGGTTGGCCCGGCCTGTCTACCGTTCCAACACTCGCCCGACACTTTTGCCGGCTCCTTCGTTCAATTGTtgg GTTGGGGCACTACGAGTTTCGGTGGCCCGCCCTCTGACATTTTGCAGAAAGTTACGGTGAGCGTGCTCACGAACCTTCAATGTACCAAATTTTATCCGGATTTAACGCCTCAACAGATGTGTACCTACGCGAAGGACAAGGACGCGTGTCAG ATGGATAGCGGGGGGCCGGTTCTCTGGCAAAATCCCACGACCAAGCGTTTCGTGCTGGTGGGAATCATCAGTATGGGTATCGGTTGTGGCGACACCGCTGGTGTAAATACCAGAGTCGGTGCTTACATAGACTGGATTGTCTCAGAAACTGCAG ATTCCACGTACTGCATCATCGAATAA
- the LOC409142 gene encoding sodium- and chloride-dependent transporter XTRP3 isoform X2, producing the protein MVVKNENTRNGHELAPLNEERQAGQNVTIVVTGNQNAAGSQETKEENRAEWSGKMQFFLSIIGYSVGLGNIWRFPYLCQQNGGGAFLIPFFVMLILEGVPLFLIELGLGQRMRQGALGVWNTIHPWLGGIGIASCIVTFFVALYYNVIITWCFYYLFNSLEEPLPWAKCPEVDGKPVEECVKSSETAYFWYRTTLDAAPSIEEGSSGLKWWIVLCLLLSWIVVFFIVMKGIQSSGKVVYFTSMFPYLVLTIFFIRGITLKGASAGLAHMYTPKIEKLLEPTVWLDAATQVFYSFGLAFGSLIAFGSYNTPDNHCVRDVILVSCCNAFTAIYASIVIFAILGFKAMTNVDKCLAGNKDLLVQHGFAYQNTSMERYKDIVNNLNETKMNFTLETCSLSEQLDNAAEGTGLAFIVFTQAIVELPGAPFWSCIFFLMLLALGLGSQIGILEGMLCVIFDIDLFKRIKKQYMTGVVCTVCFFVGLIFCTGAGEYWLKMFDSFAGTIGLVMVALMEMISVIFVYGHEKFTKDIEEMTGYRPGAYWQFTWRFLAPIIMVCILVSSIISMVVKKPQYSAWDASRGIAVPTAYPSWVLAIAVVIIFAGIAPIPIVFLLRRFQCVKLDVDIHQGSIRRIDTTVSTKEMMGDVDLDEYHDRLEDFPEEDEDVNSDDDNNSAPPITKIVPNKLQGKPFKMEVMDF; encoded by the exons ATGGTAGTCAAGAACGAGAATACGAGAAATGGGCATGAGCTGGCTCCGTTGAACGAGGAACGTCAGGCAGGGCAGAACGTGACAATCGTGGTAACCGGGAATCAAAATGCTGCTGGCAGTCAAGAGACCAAGGAGGAGAACAGGGCGGAATGGAGCGGGAAGATGCAATTTTTCCTCAGTATTATCGGTTACAGCGTGGGGCTTGGGAATATATGGAGATTCCCTTACCTGTGCCAACAGAACGGAGGAG GTGCCTTTCTCATCCCCTTTTTCGTGATGCTAATCCTAGAGGGTGTACCTCTCTTTTTAATCGAGCTGGGTCTCGGTCAACGCATGCGACAGGGCGCCCTTGGTGTATGGAACACGATACATCCATGGTTAGGCGGTATAGGGATAGCATCGTGCATCGTCACCTTCTTCGTAGCACTTTATTACAACGTCATCATTACCTGGTGCTTCTATTATCTTTTCAATTCACTGGAG GAACCGTTGCCATGGGCGAAATGTCCGGAGGTTGATGGGAAGCCGGTGGAGGAATGCGTGAAGAGTTCGGAAACTGCCTATTTTTGGTACAGAACCACTCTGGACGCGGCACCCTCGATCGAGGAAGGATCGAGCGGTCTGAAATGGTGGATTGTCCTTTGTCTACTGTTGAGTTGGATCGTCGTCTTTTTTATCGTGATGAAAGGAATACAATCATCGGGGAAG GTGGTATATTTTACATCCATGTTCCCGTATTTGGTGCTtactatcttttttattcgtgGAATAACGTTAAAAGGTGCCAGCGCTGGATTGGCCCACATGTACACGCCAAAG ATCGAGAAGCTGTTAGAGCCGACGGTCTGGCTCGACGCAGCGACGCAAGTTTTTTATAGTTTCGGACTAGCGTTCGGCTCACTGATCGCGTTCGGATCTTACAACACTCCAGACAACCACTGCGTCCGGGACGTGATTCTGGTTAGCTGTTGCAACGCCTTCACCGCAATTTACGCGAGTATCGTGATATTCGCCATTCTAGGCTTTAAGGCGATGACAAATGTCGATAAGTGCCTCGCAGg TAATAAAGACTTACTCGTTCAACACGGATTTGCCTATCAGAACACTAGCATGGAGAGATACAaggatattgtaaataatctgaatgaaacaaaaatgaatttcaccCTTGAAACGTGTAGCCTGAGCGAACAATTGGACAAC GCTGCCGAAGGAACGGGATTAGCTTTCATAGTGTTCACACAGGCGATAGTCGAGCTACCAGGCGCTCCTTTCTGGTcctgtattttctttttgatgcTTCTAGCCCTAGGTCTCGGTTCCCAAATCGGTATACTGGAGGGCATGCTGTGCGTCATCTTCGACATAGATCTGttcaagagaataaaaaagcaaTACATGACAG gGGTAGTTTGCACGGTGTGCTTCTTTGTTGGTTTAATATTCTGTACCGGAGCCGGAGAATATTGGCTAAAGATGTTCGACAGTTTCGCAGGTACCATCGGCCTCGTGATGGTCGCGCTCATGGAAATGATTTCCGTCATCTTTGTTTATGGCCACGAAAA aTTCACGAAAGATATAGAAGAGATGACAGGATACAGACCAGGGGCGTATTGGCAATTCACCTGGCGATTTCTCGCTCCTATAATCATGGTCTGCATCCTCGTCTCCAGTATAATCTCCATGGTTGTGAAAAAGCCTCAATATTCCGCGTGGGACGCGTCACGA GGCATAGCTGTACCGACCGCGTATCCCAGCTGGGTGTTGGCTATAGCGGTCGTCATCATTTTTGCGGGCATCGCGCCAATACCGATTGTATTCCTTTTGAGGCGGTTCCAATGCGTCAAGTTGGACGTTGACATTCACCAGGGCAGCATACGACGTATCGATACCACCGTTTCTACCAAAGAAATGATGGGAGATGTCGAT TTGGACGAGTACCACGATCGCCTCGAAGATTTTCCCGAGGAGGACGAAGACGTGAACAGCGATGACGACAACAACAGCGCCCCGCCGATAACGAAGATCGTCCCTAACAAACTTCAGGGTAAACCGTTCAAAATGGAAGTGATGGACTTTTAA
- the LOC409143 gene encoding venom serine protease 34 isoform X2, translating into MALVNNITTFRDIVRKAALLIFYGSIMLSAKLIEGQCNYNQNLIPGTTYYIYNPNYPYSYRGSESCVWTVSSDYRVNLTCTDFEIPWSYNCFQDSLTVQINSTTSHRYCGDGGFNVVSSSNSMVVTLSSPIWSQGGRFLCEIRAVKRPQDSTNCQCGWNNPSRIVGGMDTGVNEFPMMAGIVDADERAVFCGSTIISVRYVLTAAHCMTNRNYTRLGVLVGDHDISSGTDTNATMLYRVKKVIVHPNYAHDNFNDVALLKTRTKMEFGNEVGPACLPFQHSPDTFAGSFVQLLGWGTTSFGGPPSDILQKVTVSVLTNLQCTKFYPDLTPQQMCTYAKDKDACQMDSGGPVLWQNPTTKRFVLVGIISMGIGCGDTAGVNTRVGAYIDWIVSETADSTYCIIE; encoded by the exons atGGCTCTCGTAAACAATATCACAACGTTTCGCGATATTGTGAGAAAAG CGGCTTTATTGATATTCTACGGATCTATCATGCTTTCGGCGAAATTGATCGAGGGGCAGTGCAACTATAATCAAAATCTAATACCCGGTACCACGTATTACATCTACAACCCGAATTACCCGTACTCTTATCGTGGATCAGAGTCATGCGTGTGGACAGTCAGCAGCGACTATCGAGTGAATTTGACTTGCACCGACTTCGAGATACCATGG aGTTACAACTGCTTTCAAGACAGTTTAACCGTGCAAATCAATTCGACTACCTCGCATCGTTATTGCGGCGACGGAGGGTTCAACGTCGTATCCTCGTCGAACTCGATGGTCGTGACGCTGTCCTCGCCTATATGGTCGCAGGGCGGCCGCTTCCTCTGCGAGATTCGGGCCGTGAAGAGGCCGCAAGATTCCACCAATTGCCAGTGCGGATGGAACAATCCC TCGAGGATCGTGGGAGGAATGGACACGGGGGTGAACGAGTTCCCAATGATGGCAGGGATCGTGGACGCTGACGAGCGCGCAGTATTTTGCGGATCCACTATAATATCCGTGAGATACGTGTTGACAGCTGCCCATTGCATGACGAACAGGAATTATACGAGATTAGGCGTGTTGGTCGGCGACCACGATATAAGTTCgg GGACGGACACGAACGCGACCATGCTCTATCGAGTCAAGAAAGTGATCGTGCATCCGAATTACGCCCACGACAATTTCAACGACGTAGCCCTCTTGAAAACGAGGACGAAAATGGAATTTGGAAACGAGGTTGGCCCGGCCTGTCTACCGTTCCAACACTCGCCCGACACTTTTGCCGGCTCCTTCGTTCAATTGTtgg GTTGGGGCACTACGAGTTTCGGTGGCCCGCCCTCTGACATTTTGCAGAAAGTTACGGTGAGCGTGCTCACGAACCTTCAATGTACCAAATTTTATCCGGATTTAACGCCTCAACAGATGTGTACCTACGCGAAGGACAAGGACGCGTGTCAG ATGGATAGCGGGGGGCCGGTTCTCTGGCAAAATCCCACGACCAAGCGTTTCGTGCTGGTGGGAATCATCAGTATGGGTATCGGTTGTGGCGACACCGCTGGTGTAAATACCAGAGTCGGTGCTTACATAGACTGGATTGTCTCAGAAACTGCAG ATTCCACGTACTGCATCATCGAATAA